The Coffea arabica cultivar ET-39 chromosome 9e, Coffea Arabica ET-39 HiFi, whole genome shotgun sequence genome has a window encoding:
- the LOC113710170 gene encoding protein ASYMMETRIC LEAVES 2-like has translation MASSSNSPCAACKFLRRKCQPECVFAPYFPPDQPQKFANVHRVFGASNVTKLLNELQPHQREDAVNSLAYEADMRLRDPVYGCVGVISLLQHQLRQLQMDLSCAKSELSKYQSLGITSHGLIAAAAAAATATTHHHHHPQNLGINFIGGGGSGREQYYHHQFFPRDQQQVIRAFDGGNNYDASSLLAMNVSASIGQLSQFQHPRAAGGDGRRTPIEPS, from the coding sequence ATGGCATCATCCTCCAATTCACCGTGTGCAGCATGTAAATTTCTCCGTCGAAAGTGCCAGCCAGAATGTGTCTTTGCACCATATTTTCCACCGGACCAACCCCAGAAGTTTGCAAATGTGCACAGAGTTTTTGGAGCCAGCAATGTAACAAAGTTGCTCAATGAATTGCAGCCCCATCAGCGAGAGGATGCCGTCAATTCCCTAGCATATGAGGCCGACATGCGTCTCCGGGACCCTGTTTACGGCTGCGTAGGGGTCATTTCCCTCCTCCAACACCAGCTCCGCCAGCTTCAGATGGACCTCAGTTGTGCCAAGTCAGAACTCTCCAAGTACCAAAGCCTAGGCATCACCAGTCATGGCCTAATCGCGGCAGCGGCTGCTGCAGCCACAGCTACAACTCATCACCATCATCACCCGCAGAATTTAGGCATCAACTTCATCGGTGGAGGTGGAAGTGGCCGCGAGCAGTACTACCATCATCAGTTTTTCCCCAGGGATCAGCAACAAGTGATCCGGGCTTTTGACGGGGGCAATAATTATGATGCCAGCAGCCTTCTTGCCATGAATGTTTCAGCAAGCATTGGGCAGCTGAGTCAGTTTCAGCATCCAAGAGCTGCTGGTGGAGACGGCAGACGAACGCCCATTGAACCGTCTTAG